In Felis catus isolate Fca126 chromosome A2, F.catus_Fca126_mat1.0, whole genome shotgun sequence, the following proteins share a genomic window:
- the LOC123384007 gene encoding zinc finger translocation-associated protein-like, with protein MGCFARFLKQRWNSVQRPSSPQSPGGISAPYKVLGVQRLSPVQGRSEGGAKGGQPEPVLLPDSEKQLLGSHRFLKNLSEEAASAPATFCVAGHILATAPAPPPPAPPRSREKRRCPRWKRKHEGTICLPVTGA; from the exons ATGGGATGCTTTGCACGGTTTCTGAAGCAAAGGTGGAACAGTGTCCAGCGGCCAAGCAGTCCCCAGAGCCCAGGAGGGATCAGCGCCCCGTACAAAGTTCTGGGAGTTCAGCGCCTGTCACCGGTTCAAGGCCGGTCTGAGGGTGGGGCCAAGGGAGGGCAGCCAGAACCTGTCCTCCTACCTGACTCAGAAAAGCAGCTACTTGGGTCGCACAGGTTTCTCAAAAATCTCTCAGAGGAAGCAGCGTCCGCACCCGCCACATTCTGTGTTGCCGGCCATATCCTAGCAACGGCCCCGGCGCCAcctcctcccgccccgccccgctcaCGCGAGAAGAGGCGGTGCCCGCGCTGGAAA AGAAAACATGAGGGTACCATCTGTCTTCCAGTGACTGGGGCCTGA